Below is a genomic region from Pseudocalidococcus azoricus BACA0444.
CACACAGGTCAGAGGACTGCGGAGTTCATGACTAATGGTGGCCAGAAAATCACTCTTGACTCGGTGGGCCGACTCGGCAGCTAAAAGGGACTGGCGCAAGGCCTGGGTGCGCTCGGCAACTCGATCTTCCAGGGTAATTTTCTGCTGTTGTAGTTGACTGTAAAGCTGGGATTGATAAATGGCGATGCTAATGTGATTGCAAACATGATTCAAAAATTCCTGCTCTTGGGGATACCAAACCCGTGGTTGTTGACAGGCATGGGCCATTAATCCCCCCCAGACTTTTCCCTGAACCACAATGGGAACGAGAAGGAGGGATTGCACCTGATAAGATTGCCAAAACTCTACCCAGGCCCCGTTGTGCTGGTGATTAACAGTAATATCCGGCAGTGCCAAAATCTCCCCATCCCGGAACTGCTGCCAATTGACCGGATCCGGCCCCCAAGGAATATCCCCAACTCCTAACAGGGAACTCCTCGTCTCGGCCCCCTGGGCTTCATAGGTCACTTCCCCTTGGTTTTCGGCCATGGCCTGGAGAATTAAGACCCGGTCGGCCTGGAGAAATTCCCGAATTTGGCTGACAGCGGTGTTGAGGGTGGCAGGTAAATCTAAGCTTTGGCGAATTTGGGTCGTGATTTGATGAATCAGGCGTTCCCGTTGCATCCGTTGTTGAACCGCCAGATTAACTTGGGGCTGGCAAATTGAAGTTTGGGGCGATAGATCCGCGGCGCAGAGGTTTAAGAGTTCAGCCAAAATGGTTTGAGTTACTTGCAGTACAGGAGTGGATGCCCCAGATTGATACTCTGGCCATTGGAATTGACGGGGTAAGCTCTGGAGAAACTCCCGCACTAGCTGCGGCGCAAAAGTCAGTTGTAATCTCAAAAAGCCAGGTAGTGGAGTTACTTGGGCTGTCAGTAGAGCCGTAAAATCTGGGGCCAAAATGGCCGTAAAGTATTCTGTTCCCCCCAGGCCGGGGTTCGTTAAATCAGGAAACTCTGCACCGAAGCTATCCTCATTAGCCAATCCGATGAGATTCTGTTCCGGTAACTGATCACCCATATCTTGAATCACAACCCGCTCCCCTAGCCCTTGAGTCTGAGCCAGAAGCACGGCGGCAAATTGCCCATACTTCCCCGCAGGCAAGGTTTGCGAAAAGATTATGGCCGCATCCGGTGACACCAGATTATTCCTCTATCAGTAAGATATGTAAGTTAGTCAGCCAACCATGCTCAGTGCAAGCGGATTTTCAGGTGAGATTGGAATAACCCGTTAAAGTAGTGAAGTCGCACCCCATCCACCATTACCGAGATGAACAGAACCCCACCTTGGCGGTATTTTTCCTGAATATTATTTTTGTGGTGATCAAGCCTGATCTAATTTCTGTTGTAACGGTCGGAGATCAGCAGATGGCAATTCACACCAGATTCCTTAAGGATTAAGCCCAATTCATTTAGCTCTGTAACTTAGGAAAAATAAATGCATCGAATTATTAACTTAACTAATCAGAATGTAACTAATAGCAACAGCGAAACCGTTAATTTTATTCGCCAAACCCCGGCCCCAATTTTCTTCCTCACAACCGCTGATACTGATATTCATGTTCTTTCTCAGGCCAGGCCCCGTTTACCCGAAAATTTCCCGGCAGTGCGGGTGATGAATTACTTAAATCTCCAACAGCAAATTGTCATTGATGATTATGCCGAAGCGGTACTGGCCCAGGCCCAGGTGATTGTCTTGCGGCTTTTAGGGGGGCGAGCCTATTGGGCCTATGGCTTAGAGGTCTTACAAACTACAGTGGCGGATTCAGGCGCGAAATTAATTGTCTTGCCTGGAGATGATCGCCCGGATTTGGAATTGATGAGCTTGTCGAGTTTACCCCTAGACGATGTAGATCAACTGTGGCGGTATTTTCTCGAAGGTGGCGTGGAAAATATGACCCAGGCCTTGCTATTTCTTGGTTTTACCTGTCTCGATACCCCGCAAATTCCGGCGTTACCAAAACCTGTGGCCAGAGTTGGCGTGTTTGAGTGGGAAAGTTCAATTCGATTAGCCGCCACCGCCCCGAAAGTGGGAATTTTGTTTTATCGCGCCCATTATCTTGCCGGAAACACCGCCCCAATTACCGCCCTCTGCCAGGCCCTGAGTCAGAAAGGATTACAGCCGATTCCGGTTTATGCTCAATCCCTCCAAGATGAAACGATCCAGGCCGAACTGCTTAAACTCCTCGCGCCAACCCCTGATAGCAAAATTGATCTGATTCTCAACACCACCAGTTTTTCCATTGCCCGCCTCGATTTAGCTCAACAAGATACCGAAAGGGGCCTGGAATTTTGGCAAGCCTTGGATGTCCCCGTAATTCAGGTGATTCTCAGTGGCAGTGGCCTTAGCACTTGGCAAGAGTCAACCCTGGGTTTAAGCCCCCGTGATTTAGCGATGAATGTGGTCTTGCCGGAAGTGGATGGCCGGATTATTAGTCGGGCAATTTCATTTAAGTCGGGGGATCTGTATGATGACGAGTTAGAAACGGCCATTATTGGTTATCAGTCGGAACCGAGTCGAATTGAATTTGTTGCTGATTTAGCTGCCCATTGGGTGAACCTAAAACGAATTAGTAATGCCGATAAAAAAGTTGCCTTAATTCTGGCTAATTATCCTGCCAAAGATGGTCGAATTGCCAATGGCGTAGGTTTAGACACCCCAGCCAGTTGTGTCAAAATTATCCATGAACTCAAAGCCGCCGGATATGACTTGGGCGATCAACCCTTACCTAATACAGGTGATGAGTTAATTCAACAGTTAATTAAGGGTATGACTCACGATCCTGAAAGTTACTACCGTCCTGTTAATCAGTGTTTTAGGGTTCAGGATTA
It encodes:
- a CDS encoding ATP-binding protein, which codes for MSPDAAIIFSQTLPAGKYGQFAAVLLAQTQGLGERVVIQDMGDQLPEQNLIGLANEDSFGAEFPDLTNPGLGGTEYFTAILAPDFTALLTAQVTPLPGFLRLQLTFAPQLVREFLQSLPRQFQWPEYQSGASTPVLQVTQTILAELLNLCAADLSPQTSICQPQVNLAVQQRMQRERLIHQITTQIRQSLDLPATLNTAVSQIREFLQADRVLILQAMAENQGEVTYEAQGAETRSSLLGVGDIPWGPDPVNWQQFRDGEILALPDITVNHQHNGAWVEFWQSYQVQSLLLVPIVVQGKVWGGLMAHACQQPRVWYPQEQEFLNHVCNHISIAIYQSQLYSQLQQQKITLEDRVAERTQALRQSLLAAESAHRVKSDFLATISHELRSPLTCVIGMSATLLRWPLGPLTEKQRQYLETIHASGTHLLELINRILELSQVEVGQAALRIQSFSLGQLARQVRQRVRALAMAAQLNLKLELDIPAHLDTFTADPHRLQQVLIHLLTNAIKFTPAQGSVTLRVECDGQEARFAVSDTGIGIPSHLQPLLFQLFQQLDTPYRRRHEGMGLGLAFVQQIVDLHQGTITVQSREDHGSTFFVSIPRQAWESSLTPSPMSAPEGRIILIEEQEDTATLICELLTAAGYQVIWVTDPVIEQLSHFQPWLIIVSQHLDQFNLNRLVEHLQTTPSPQSTKVILLCAPSASPTLPETNFEPELSHLRADACLHYPLDPAELLTQVTALIQPERKSLFTATSAP